The genomic stretch GCGGCGGCGCCTGGGTCCGCAGGAACGGCAGCACGCCGCGCGCGGCGTAGCCCCAGAACTGGCGGTTCATGCCGAGGTCGGCGCCGCCGGGCGCGCCGCCGGCGATGGCGTTGTACGACGTCAGCGCGTACGGGTGCGCGTGCGCGGTCTCGGCCGCGGCGGCGCCGACCAGCGCCGCGCCGACCAGCGCCACCGCCAGCGCCGGCGCGGCCCGGTGCCGCGCGCGCGGCCACAGCTCGGCCAGCGCCGCCGCCGCCGCGCGCGCCGCCCACACCGCGCCGAGCCCGGCCGCCACGCACAGGCTCGGGATCGCCGCCTCCCAGTGCTTCTCCGCGCCGAAGATCGGCGTCGAGCCGAGCAGGAACGGGCCCATCGACGCGGCCAGGGACAGCCCCAGCAGCAGGCCGGCGTCGGTGGTCGCGATCGCGCGCGCGCGCCACCACCGCGCGCGCACGGCCGCGCCCAGCGCCGCCGCCGCCAGCGTGCCGGCCGGCACGGTCAGGAGCGTCGTGACGATCGCTGTGTGCCACGGGAACGGCGGGTGGTTCCAGTTGTGGCCGAGGTACTCGAAGTTGTAGTGCACGTGGGTCATGTGGAACGTCAGCCACGCGCGCACGTGCGCGACGGTGTCGAACCACAGCCACGGCCACACCGCGACGAGCGTCAGCGGCCCCAGGACGATCAGCGCCAGCGGCACGTACCAGCGCGCGCCCAGGCCCCGCGCCAGCGCCCGCGGCCAGCGCAGCCGCCCGGGCCGGGTCGTCGGGTAGGTCTGGCGCGCGACGACCCACACGAAGTGCGGCGCGATCGCGAACGGGATCAGCAGCGCGTTGTGCTTGGTCGACAGCGCCAGGCCCCAGACCACCCCGGCGACGATCGCCCACCACCACCGCGCCAGCGCGCGCCAGTAGCAGTACAAGGTCGCCAGCCACAAGGTCGCGATCGGCCCGTCGAAGGCCGCCAGGCCGGCGTGGAAGAACGCGCGCGGCAGGCACAGGGTCAGGAGCGCGGCGAGCACCGCCTCGGCCAGGCCCCACGCCGCCGCGACCCACGCGAACACGATCAGCACCAGCAGCGCGTGCATCAGCGCGGTCGGCGCGCGGTACGCGGTGACGTGGCTGGCGACGCCCAGGCGATCGTGCAGCAGCCGGTGCGACAGCCCGAACAGCGTCTTCATCAGCGGCGGGTGCTCGCGGTTGTGATCGGTGACGCCGGGCCCGCCGAAGGCCGCGGTGATGCCGGCGTGGCTGGTGACGCCGCGCTTGCGCCCGATCAGATCGAGCCACCAGCGGGCGTAGCCGTCGCCCGCGCCCATGTAGACGGTCTCGTCGCGGGCCACGCCGACGTCGCGCTGCGCCGACAGCGTCGTCGCCAGGGTCAGCACCACCAGCGCCGCGCCGATCGCCCGCACCAGCCAGGGGTTCGCCCGCGGCGTCATCGCCGGGCCTCGGCGGCGAAGCACACCAGCCGGTTGGCGGCCCGCAGCCCGACCGCGCGGGCGGTGAACGTGACCGCGCCGCGGCCGGGGCGGGTCACGACCGTGCGCGTGACCCAGCCGTCGTCGACGCCGACCCGCACCCGCGCCAGCTCGAAGCCGTCGACCGCCACGGCGAGCTCGGCCGGGTCGCGCACGTCGCGGCGCGTGAACACGTCGGCCAGGCCGACGCCGAAGGCCAGCTCGGTGCCGAGCGCGACGTCCGCGAAGGTCATCGTGACCGCGCCGTCGGGCGTCGGCACCACCTGCGCGCACCGATGCGGGGCGAACCCGACCTCGGCCAGCACCAGCTCGGGGCCCCGCGCCCGCTTGCCGGCCACGGTCGCGGTCCCGATCAGCGGCGCGAAGTCGGTGACGACCGTGCGCGCGGCCTGGCGGAAGCGCCGCACCGTGACGCCGCCGAACGTGCGGGTCGACGCGGCGTGCAGGCCCCGGGTCTCAGGCGCGCGCGCGCCGCGGATCGACAGCTCCCAGATGGCCGGGTAGCGCGCGGCGTCGAGCCGCCCGGCCATCTCGACCGGCACCAGATCGCCGAGGTGCAGGTACCCGACCGGCTCGGCCCACCCGGGCGCGATCACGATCAGCTCGCCCACCTGGTGGGCCGCGCGGACCTCGGCGGCGGCGGCGGCCCAGGCGGCGTCGTCGGGCACGCCGGCCCCGGCCCCGACCACCCGCCGCGCGCTCCACGCGGCGACGACCACCAGCGCGAGCGCGGGCGCGAGGCGAGCGAGGCGCGAGGCGGGGGACGGCACCAGGCCGCGCATCCTACCCGGGAACCGACGCCGCCGCGCCTCGGCCGCGCGCACGATGCGTCGCGGATCGGACCGATCGCGGCGCGCCTGGGGGTAGAGTGACGCGCCTGTGCTGCGCCGCTACGCGATCCACTTGATCCTGTTCGCCGTCGGCCTGGTCGGCTACGGCGCCATGTCCGGCTCGCGGCTGTGGCACCAGTCCACCGATCCGCACTTCGTCTACCAGGCCGACGCGTGGCTGCACGGCCGCACCTCGATCACCCCGCCGCCGACCCGCGGCGACGACTGGGCCAAGGTCGAGACCGTGATCCTCAAGGACGGCCGCGAGGTCCGCGGCCGCCGCCTCCACGCGCGCCCGGTGTTCCGGACCACCCGCGGCGCCGAGGTCGCGCTGGCCGAGGTCGCGAGCAGCAAGGGCCAGACCTACTACGTCTCGTTCCCGCCGCTGCCGAGCGTGCTGATGCTGCCCGGCGCGGCGCTGGGCGGGCGCGCCGGCAACGACGTCGCGCCGACGGTGCTGTGCGCGGCGCTGATCCTGCCGCTGTTCTTCGCGGCGCTCCGACGGCTCGCGGCCGCGGGCCAGTCGATCCGGACCGCCGCCGACGACGTCTGGCTGACGATCGCGCTCGGGTTCGGCACGGTCCTGTACTTCGCGGCGGTGCAGGGCCGGGTCTGGTTCACCGCCCACGTGCTCGGCGTGCTGCTCGCGACCGCGTACGCGTGGGCCTCGATCGAGGCCCGCCGGCCGATCCTCGCCGGCCTGTTCCTCGGGCTGGCGGCGATCACCCGCACGCCGATGGCGTTCATGCTGCCGCTGTTCGTGCTCGAGGCCGCGCGCATG from Myxococcales bacterium encodes the following:
- a CDS encoding glycosyltransferase family 39 protein, whose translation is MTPRANPWLVRAIGAALVVLTLATTLSAQRDVGVARDETVYMGAGDGYARWWLDLIGRKRGVTSHAGITAAFGGPGVTDHNREHPPLMKTLFGLSHRLLHDRLGVASHVTAYRAPTALMHALLVLIVFAWVAAAWGLAEAVLAALLTLCLPRAFFHAGLAAFDGPIATLWLATLYCYWRALARWWWAIVAGVVWGLALSTKHNALLIPFAIAPHFVWVVARQTYPTTRPGRLRWPRALARGLGARWYVPLALIVLGPLTLVAVWPWLWFDTVAHVRAWLTFHMTHVHYNFEYLGHNWNHPPFPWHTAIVTTLLTVPAGTLAAAALGAAVRARWWRARAIATTDAGLLLGLSLAASMGPFLLGSTPIFGAEKHWEAAIPSLCVAAGLGAVWAARAAAAALAELWPRARHRAAPALAVALVGAALVGAAAAETAHAHPYALTSYNAIAGGAPGGADLGMNRQFWGYAARGVLPFLRTQAPPPGARPRPVYAHDAAPAWGAYARDGLLAPGLPDAGHEDAGVAWSQLAIVIHERHFRRHDFMIWQSYGTVQPVFVLRVDGVPIVSVYRRPP